The nucleotide sequence GGGCCAGTGAGCGTCCACAGCGCAGACTGGAATAAGTTGCTTCCGTTTACTGTGAACAGCAACGCTTTGAGATTCTCGTTCTCCTGCTCTCAGTGGCGAACCTACCCCGACGTCTTGGGCATGCAATTTCTGTGGGATGGATTCTTCAAGCAGGTTGGCTCTGCAATCATTGGCTGCAGCCCTGAATTCGACTTTGCCTTATACAGCCTCTGCTACATCACTCGCCCGGGGGCACGGTGAGCATTCCTGCACCTCTTGTGACATTTTCTTGAATGTGAATCTGTTCTggtttagatattttatttctcattcaCAGTTGTCGTCTGAGCCTGGGAAGCAAAGAGTTCATTATTCAAACGTACACCTGGAATAATTCCGTCTATGGTGATGGGAAGAAGTTCATTGGCTCTGCTTTTCCTGCGACGCCATGAATTCCATCCCCTACGACTAACAGCAACTCCTGAATGGATGAGTCATCTTGAGTTGGATCGTGTTCATGGTGCAACCACTTTGACAAATAATATTTCTTATTCATGACAAGAATTTCAAAATGCAAAGCAACATAAATGTCACTCATTCTGTAAATTCCTTAATAAAGTATAGCCTAGACTAAGCAGAGTACAACTTCTAGTAttgtacttttttattttaatcatgacAGTAACCCGAGTGGATTCATCAGCTGTGTGCCTAATGAAGGCCCCGAGTGGGCACAATGCTGACCCCCAACCCTTCGGTGGTAAGAGCATGTGTGCATCGACACAATTGGTTATTGTCTCATaaaagtgcaaaacaaaacaaaatggtgGACTTATTCAGCATGAACTCTAgaaacaaaaagacatgaaCAGATCGAGTTCTGCTTGACCTGCTGCAAACAGTAGTCACCAGCTAAACGTCTTATCAGCTGTCCATAAagctgcgtgcgtgtgcgtgtgcgtgtgcgtgcgcgtgtgcgtgcgcgtgtgtccAGCTGGTATGGGGGTTCTTTTACTCTTTCACTCATCTAGGGTGACTAACAGGATAAATTGTGCTCTGGCGATGGAACAGGGCGACTCGCTTGCAGCTCTGTTTGAAGAACGTATTCCAGGAGACGGATCTGCCACTGATCCTTTTGTCCAGCATCCTGTCTCTGTGCATCCAGGCAGGAATCCTGCAGCCTTCAGCCATTCATTTGGTTTGGGCCTCACATGTAGCCTCAGTGTTCCAGCAGCAGGACAATCACTTTGGCCCAGGCAAGAATTCACTATTGTGTCAGACTATATTACATTTTCTGAGCTGGTGACTCTTGAAATTAGAAGAGTAAATCTTCTCTCTTTTCACGCTGCCccctttttttaaagcctccgtGGAATCAAATTAAATCACAGTGGGGCAAGTAAACGAAAGAAAagattcaattgttttttttgtcactcaCACAACGTCATAATCGAATTATAGCGGGCCACCCGCCAGCGTGTCCTCATGTCCCCCAAACGGGCTCCTCCCGGCCGATCCCGTGAGCCACCtgacttttgttttgtaatGATATTATCCTGCGCTCCCTTTAGCGTGTTGCGGCTAATGGCTGCGCGGGCTAACCCAGCTGCACATGCAGGAACAAAGCTGCTTACGGAGCCAAACAATGGACCCGTGGAAAAGGGACGCCTGGAGGCGGCCAGCCAATGAGCATGCACAACAGGGGGCCAGCAGAGGGTTTAGGGAAGGGTTAATAGAGTTTGGGGGTTCAGGCAGAGGAGGGGGTCTATTTTGCTCAGTTTCAGGGTGTACAAGTGAGATGGTTACCAAGAATCACCCCCGTCTGCCCAGGGTGGATTCTGGGCCGGACGTTCGCTCTGCGTAGAACCCACAGAACCCACAGAACCCACagaacacacagaacacacagaaCCCACAGAACCCACAGAACCCACAGAACACACAGAACCCACAGAACCCACAGAACACACAGAACCCACAGAACCCACAGAACACACGGAACACACGGACACAATTATGGGACGCTGTGGACGTCCAGCATAACAGATGGACAAACCCCCAATCCCAAATTAAACCTGGGACTTAAGAGGacgggaatgtgtgtgtgtgtgtgtgtgtgtgtgtgtgtgtgtgcgtgtgtgcgtgtgcatgtgtgtgtgtttttaccgTAAGCTAATTTCATATGACATAAATGTACCGAGAGAAGTTGAGGCGGACAGTGTCCTCTGAGAACGGGGGACAGGCTGAGCGAGCTCAGCAGCCAGAGGAGGATGGACGAGCATCTGTTAAAATGTGTGTGGTCAGCAGGGGGGGCCTGGGGGGGCCTGGGGGCGCCGCTGCATGGCACCGATACGGCGTTACACCTGAAAAGGCTCGACGGTTAAACTGAAACGGAACACGATAAATAGTAGAAGCGTTTAGTCAGATTCAAACGAGCAAGAATTAACTCGGAGCAGGAAATCCTGTCTGGAGATTTGCATATTTGAATattcatcaaataaaaataaaagttatattTTGAGAATGATAAGAATGAtgtccctgcagcctgtccctgcagcctgtccctgtccctgttcCTGCAAcctgtcctgtccctgcagcctgtccctgtccctgcagcctgtcctgtccctgcagcctgtccctgtccctgcagcctgtccctgtccctgcagcctgtcctgtccctgcagcctgtccctgcagcctgtccctgtccctgtttctgcagcctgtcctgtccctgcagcctgtccctgtccctgcagcctgtccctgtccctgcagcctgtccctgtccctgcagcctgtcctgtccctgcagcctgtccctgtccctgcagcctgtccctgtccctgcagcctgtcctgtccctgcagcctgtccctgcagcctgtccctgtccctgtttctgcagcctgtcctgtccctgcagcctgtccctgtccctgcagcctgtccctgtccctgcagcctgtcctgtccctgtcctgtccctgcagcctgtccctgtccctgtccctgcgGTGCCCGGATGGAGCAAACACCTGCTCAACTTCAAGCTGTCACACACACTTAGGCTCAGCGGCCTGAGCGCGTCTCTCCTCCGTTCAATGCCAACGTGCTGCGGGTCTGGCGGCCCGCGCTAAGCAACAAAGACCAGTGGGCCCCCCCTGATTGTCTGGAACTccccctccaacacacacacacacacacacacacacactgcagacgACCGCAGCTCAAGCGATTCAAGCCACGAGTCGTCCACGCGCAAGCTCGAGCGCGTCAACAAAAATGTCATGCGAGTGGAAGGAGGAGCTTCAGCGTGGAGGTTAAAGCCACGAGCTCCCACAGAGTGACCCACGCTGGGACAGTGGGACAGCCCTGAGAGCAGAGGACACGCAGCTTTACGGCGGGACAGTGGACAGACACCACGCTGGGACAGAAGGTCAAAGCCCAGGACGCACCAGCACGGTACGTTCCAGAAGGTTTCTAGAACGGCAGCCTTTTCTGTGCGTGAGTTAATCTGAGGACCGCAGTGGACATGTCCCCACAGAGCAGTCCTTATTTGTGTCCTGTCCAAATAACACCTTCAATCGCCAAAAAGAGTCAATTCTtcattttgtatgttttataaatgtctgacttccattcattttgtatgttttataaatgtctgacttccattcattttgtatgttttataaatgtctgacttcctttcattttgtgtgttttataaatgtctgacttccattcattttgtatgttttataaatgtctgacttcctttcattttgtgtgttttataaatgtctgacttccattcattttgtatgttttataaatgtctgacttccattcattttgtatgttttataaatgtctgACTTCCTTTCAACGCGAGCTGCGTCTCTCTGATCTCTCGTTTAATCTCATGCTCGTCGTCGCAGTAAATCCTGCGATGCCCCAGATTAAAGTCCCGTCCGCGACTTTATCATTACCAGTTGACAAAGTGCCGGGGATTACCCCACACGAGGGGGAGGGGGTAGAAATAAATCATAGATCGGTGAAGATAGAAATAGTGATCGTCCCAAACACTAAGAAATGTTTTCAGTGATTTTCTCAAGCAGGCCTTCATACCTGGTGAGATTAGAGGGAACTGTCCGGTGCTGACTTGTTGGTCCAGGCTCTTTTAGAACGAATAGAATATCATGAGCCTATTGATTGTCATTGGTGCGTGATCCATTACTCAGCATTATTTCGTCTgacatctttttttcctttgtttaGATATAAAAATGTTTCTCCCCTTCACCTTTCTTAAGGGGAGAAACCTTAACCAGAATACTATTTGTATTTGATATTGCACCTacgcaccaaacggagcagcactcctaatctcgctgtacatttctatttctattttttaattttgaaattCTGAATTGCTCACATTGCACGTAATTCCTGCCCGAACCGAACCCAATCAAATTTCACCTAAAAATAAGTATTTAATTGTAGAATGTAGAGTTTGTAAAGCACCAAATTCCCAGAGAACATAAAGAGGACATGACCTCAGTAAGATTTAAAACGGAAGTAAGTCTTTATATCACGTTAAGAGACTCAACATGTATAAGTTTTAACACAATCAGTATTTTTTGTAGCAACATAAAGTAAAAAAGGTAAGTTAACCCCTCCTTTAGAGCACAGTGACGAATATTACTGATGCCTTTCTATGGATCATTTAACGGACCGTCTGAGAACAAGTTCAAAGACGATATTACCGTTTCCTACGCGGAAAGAGGAGACCCTGCTTTCTGAGAATAAAGTCTCTGAGCGAGCATCATGCGCACCGTTTGTGAAATGTTGTGATGCTTAACAAAGATATTTCTACTTCTAGACTACTATGATGATTAAGCCATACCTGCGACaaggtgagggagaggaggccAGTCCTCTTCAATGGCTGGATGGAGACGCGAGCTCACCTGAGCGAGACGCGTCAGCCCCATCCCATCACCACAGACCAAGTGAAGTGAGCAGCAGGTCACAACAGACagggagtgaggaggaggaagaagacgaggaggaggaaggacaggaagacaaaaaTGCGTCCAAACGACGAGGCCCTAAGAAAAAGCGGATGACCAAGGCCCGCCAGGAACGATTCCGTGCCAGGCGTGTAAAAGCAAACGGCAGGGAGCGCTCGCGCATGCACGGTTTGAACGACGCGCTGGAGAACCTGCGCTGCATCATGCCCTGTCGCTCCAGAACACAGAAACTGTCCAAGATCGAGACCCTCCGGCTGGCCCGCAACTACATCTGTGCCCTGTCCGAGGCCCTGGAGGGCGGCCTGTCCACGGAGAGCAGCGCCTTCGTGGGCACGCTGTGTGAGGGCCTCTCCCAACCCACCACCAACCTGGTGGCTGGGTGcatgcagctgggggggggtgctcctgGCGGTGGCATGAGGCCCGAGGACAGACACGGGGTCCGAGGAGCACATCCTCCGCTCGGTGGCATGGCCAGCTACTCTTCTCCAGGCCTGCCGAGTCCACCATACGGCAGTTTTGACTCTGCTCACCTGCTTCACCTGAGGGCAATGAAAGGAGTGTACGACAATCACTCGCCACGTGAATGCAACACGCCTCCATACGACGGGCCCCCGACACCCCCTCTGAGCATCAGCAGCAACCTGGTGCAGAAGCAGGAGCCACACCACTACTCCCCCCCCGTGGGCAAAGACCCGTATCAGACCCAGACCGGGTACGACTCCTACCATCCCCCGACAGATAACCTCCATTTACAGAGActaaaatgagggggggggtcttcactCTGACATTCATGAATCGATGTGCGTTTTTCGGTCGACAGCCTGCAAGTAGAACAATAGAATAAAACGTTTCACTTAAATGTCTGCTCAAGTGAGATTTTGTCTTATTGTAGATCAATATGATTTCttgaaggggaaaaaatgaGCAGCTGCTCTGTTGCTGTGATACGAGCACTCTGATTGAACAGATCCTATTCATCTATTTA is from Brachionichthys hirsutus isolate HB-005 chromosome 8, CSIRO-AGI_Bhir_v1, whole genome shotgun sequence and encodes:
- the LOC137898868 gene encoding LOW QUALITY PROTEIN: neurogenic differentiation factor 4-like (The sequence of the model RefSeq protein was modified relative to this genomic sequence to represent the inferred CDS: inserted 2 bases in 1 codon), with product MMIKPYLRQGEGEEASPLQWLDGDASSPERDASAPSHHHRPSEVSSRSQQTGSEEEEEDEEEEGQEDKNASKRRGPKKKRMTKARQERFRARRVKANGRERSRMHGLNDALENLRCIMPCRSRTQKLSKIETLRLARNYICALSEALEGGLSTESSAFVGTLCEGLSQPTTNLVAGCMQLGGGAPGGGMRPEDRHGVRGAHPPLGGMASYSSPGLPSPPYGSFDSAHLLHLRAMKGVYDNHSPRECNTPPYDGPPTPPLSISSNLVQKQEPHHYSPPVGKDPYQTQTGYDSYHPPXQITSIYRD